The proteins below come from a single Alligator mississippiensis isolate rAllMis1 chromosome 2, rAllMis1, whole genome shotgun sequence genomic window:
- the LOC109282622 gene encoding secretoglobin family 1D member 2 — MKLTLVLLLVTLAFCCYSATAEACPVLRDVISKFLFASRDQYMEAIAPFVTSPTMENAGLELKGCALGISKDHSEALKELMRNILKEC; from the exons ATGAAGCTGACTCTTGTCCTTCTGCTGGTCACCCTGGCATTTTGCTGCTACTCTG CTACAGCTGAGGCTTGTCCAGTCCTCAGGGATGTTATTAGCAAGTTCCTTTTTGCCTCTCGTGACCAGTACATGGAGGCAATTGCTCCTTTTGTCACCAGCCCGACTATGGAGAATGCTGGTCTTGAACTGAAGGGATGTGCGCTTGGCATTTCCAAAGATCATTCAGAGGCTTTGAAGGAACTGATg AGAAATATCCTGAAAGAGTGTTAA